The genomic DNA ACTGTGGACATGAGGTTCGCGCCAATTGTTCCAGCACTGAGAGGATGGCTTCTTGCGGTGGTACTGTTCTACATGGCCGAATAGGCAATTATCTTCCTGGAAGGGGTGCTTGGGTTCCCAGAGGTAATAATCGTCACTTTCTTGACCATCTTCGACCAAGATGCATGACTTCTTCCGGAGACCACTGAAGTCAACGTTAATCGTGGCAAGCCTATTAGACTCCATTTCTTTGCCccagagaagaaaattcTTGGAAGTGTCGGAGGGAACGGTAGACAGCCGATAGATATGCATCTCGACTTCCGAAAATTCATAGGGCTCCCAATTATCGCCCTCATCAAGACTATAATAGAGTACCTTAGTTGGTCGCAACTCAGGAACAATGACAATCACTGACCCGGCGTCGCCATACTCCCACATATAGCGTCCTTTTTTGACGGACTTCCAGGTTATCCCGCCATCCCGAGTCATGAATGTGTCCGCTTCGTCCTTGCCAGACAGATAAGCACCGACATTGCCTATCCCCATCATTAGGCCGATAGCAGACCCTGAAGAGAATGTGTCGCGCGGATCTCGGCGTTCTGTGTAGCCATGCAGATGAAGGGAGCATTGATCACTGCCTTTCCCATCTTTGACTGAACAACCGAAGTTTTTGCCATCGGCGTCTTttgctggaggagggagtAACATCCACTGGCCACCATCATTGTGAGTGATCATTGTTTTTAGTTTCTTTGCGGCTGGTCCCTTCTTCTGTACGGCATCCACATTGCTGATGATATTCACAACCGCTACTCCTTCTAGACCTTGCATCTTCTCAAAGTCAACGTAGCCCCATTCATTCCTGCTTGCGGCGTTGAGGCTAAGGACATAGGACGTCCCATTACTGTTACTCTTGATGATTGAGCCATACTCAGCTCCTTTGACGTCACTCACGGTGACATGCAGAAAAACGGCATGAGTCGAGCTATCCAGAACAGTAAAAGCTGTTTTGACGGGTACATCAACATTTGAAGGAAATTCGGCTCGCGCAAATGTCTTGCCATCCACACTGACGCTGGCAATTAACGAATCAGGATTGTCCGGGTCCCGCGAGGCTACAATTATGTATTCGGACATCGTAGCGTACCGGATCGCATCGTTGAAATGAACGTGGCTGTCAGAGAATAGGTTTTCGCTAGACAGCAGCTGTAGGTGGTTTTTCTTGTTCTCATTCTCATATTGCTGGCAAAAGATAAGCTTTTCACTGCCTGGTCTGTTCTCACGGCTCTCGAATTCACACTTTCCAACGTagcggaggagaagatcccAATTCTCCCCCCTGTTCTTGCTAAAGTAAGCATCGGAGTGGCAATCGCCGTGACTGCAGTCAACTGCGCCAGTCCAAATCAACCAGTCTTTGTAATGGGGGTGAAAAGAAAGGACCGGCAGGCCCTCCTGATTAGGTGGGATCGGTGCTTCGAAGGATTTAAAAGTATAGGCACGATCGACGGTCCAGAATGCCTGTTTGTCGCGAGTAAGAAGAAATGCCCCATCACTGTAGTAAGGATGAGGGACAATGGCGGCAATTTTCACGCCCTTCAGAGGTTGTTCCCAATTTTTTCCATGATCATGAGAAACCCAAAATTCACCCTCGCTGGTAAGCATTATGACggtctcatcatctccacTGCTGCTTGCCTGACGTTCAAGGTAATAATATTGCTCACTAAATTGTCTCGCATCATTAAACACCTGCTTCTGTGCCATCGGTTTGTCGTGTGAAGGCGCGCTAACTACATCCTTGCAAGGCCGCTCGACGACTTTATCGAGGTTCTCGCCGCCCTCCCGAGTGCAAGTGTTCCCTGGAATAAGCCTCCAGCCTGACGGTCCCATGAACGTATCGGTCTGCTTCTGGCACCTGCCTACGGGGGGCACTAGTGGGGCTGTAGGGACACAGCTCTTTCCATCTTCACTGCGCACAAAGTTGAAGTCGCACTCGAAATCTTCAAATGAGCATTTGCATGGTTCGAAAATGGGCTGCGGATCTTTAAATTCCTCGTCCACAAAACAGTCAGCGTTGGCTTTCCTTCGGTTGAAAAATTGCTGGTGTCCCATCAAGCAGTCGGGTTCACCATTTTCGTTCAACCTTGCCGCCCACTTTTCGAAATCATCTTTCTCACACTTTCTTTCATGAAGGCCGTGGAAGTCGATGGAGTAAACCACATGCTTTGTTCCCGAACTTTCCTCTGAGCCAACAAGAAGGAAAGTCAAGCTGGTAGAATCGGGCGTCGTTGTCAGCAATTTGGGGTTAATCTTATGTTGAAGCTTGGTAGAATGCCACTCCTTCCCATGATCAATCGAGAACTGAATTTCGTCTGTAGTTCCCTTGTCACTGACAGCCATTATCACCGAACCCTGATCACCGAACTCATACTTGAATGGACCGTCAAGCGCATGGCGCCAAGTCACACCAGCATCATCTGAGACATAAAGACTACCTTCCGAGTATTTTTTGAGGTGGTCGCCTGTGTTACCAACACCCATTACCAGGCCGGGAGCGGGACTCGAGAAAACACGGCCAGTGTTTGCAAAAGTGGTCACGGAATGTAGATGCAACTGCTTGTCGCCAACCTTGAGGGACTGGAAAGTCCGTCCATCATCAAAACTAATTGAGCTAACAACCTTCTTCTCATTTTCTGATTCAACTTTGTCCCAGTTCTTCACTGTATTAACCAGCACGATACCTTGGATATCTGCTATCTTCTCAAAATCCACGTGACCAAAGCGATCACGATTTGTATGTTCGACATTACGCGTGAAATAGGTACCGTTAGAGTTCGAGGTGAAAAGTACGCCGGTGTTGCTAGAGGGGCTAGTCAGGACGTCCACTTGCATGCTATAGTTCGTGCTTTCCAGCAGTGTATAACCGTCTTGTTCCACTCGATGGCCTCCAAAGTCTGCCCGATGCCAGGCCTTGGTATCCAGAGTGACATAAAGAGCCAGCTCATTTGTCCCTTGGGATTTTGCTGCTGTCACAAAGAACTTcttgacagcagcagcgctaAGGATACCCGAAACAGGTCGTCCATGTTGAATGTTCAGTTCCGTCCCTTCCGCGTCGCTTCTGAAGAAGTCGTCCGAGTACACGAGGCGGTTTGCATGTGCGGATGGCACTTTCAGGCCAGGCACTATGCAGAGAACGCGATCACGGAGTTCGTCTTCAAGGTTCAATCCGTCGGCGAATTGTGGATGTCCAACAGCCCACAAGCATCCACCAGCACTGACCCGTAGTGGCGAGACGGTTTTGAAATCATCTGTAGTATAGTAGGATTTCACTATACAAAGTCGCCCCATGCATTCATCGCTTTGGAAGATGACCTTTGCAGAATCCCAGCCATGGAAAATGAGTGGTTCGTGTTGGGCTGCTGCATATCCGTCGACTTCGAAAGATTCCCAAGTCTTGGCTTGATCCTTTGTCACCCAGTGACGTCGATTCGCACCCAAGGCATAGGCTTTATTCTTGTCAAATGGGTGCTGCCAGATGGAacgcacagccttcttcATTTTGCCATCTGGGCCATCCACCTGTTCCCAGGCCTTACCCCCATCGAACGAGCGAAAAAGATTGCCATCTCGTGTGTTCATAAGTATGGTTTCGGTGTCCTCGAAATACGACAATGAGAAGGGCTCATTGTCGAACGACGACGAAGTGATTTCTGGTTCTGACTTCTTCGCAGCACTAGACAGTGATAGGATGGCTAGTGCCAGGAAGCTTGTGATCAGTAGCCATCGAGTAATCATGG from Aspergillus fumigatus Af293 chromosome 8, whole genome shotgun sequence includes the following:
- the vps10 gene encoding vacuolar protein sorting/targeting protein 10, which codes for MITRWLLITSFLALAILSLSSAAKKSEPEITSSSFDNEPFSLSYFEDTETILMNTRDGNLFRSFDGGKAWEQVDGPDGKMKKAVRSIWQHPFDKNKAYALGANRRHWVTKDQAKTWESFEVDGYAAAQHEPLIFHGWDSAKVIFQSDECMGRLCIVKSYYTTDDFKTVSPLRVSAGGCLWAVGHPQFADGLNLEDELRDRVLCIVPGLKVPSAHANRLVYSDDFFRSDAEGTELNIQHGRPVSGILSAAAVKKFFVTAAKSQGTNELALYVTLDTKAWHRADFGGHRVEQDGYTLLESTNYSMQVDVLTSPSSNTGVLFTSNSNGTYFTRNVEHTNRDRFGHVDFEKIADIQGIVLVNTVKNWDKVESENEKKVVSSISFDDGRTFQSLKVGDKQLHLHSVTTFANTGRVFSSPAPGLVMGVGNTGDHLKKYSEGSLYVSDDAGVTWRHALDGPFKYEFGDQGSVIMAVSDKGTTDEIQFSIDHGKEWHSTKLQHKINPKLLTTTPDSTSLTFLLVGSEESSGTKHVVYSIDFHGLHERKCEKDDFEKWAARLNENGEPDCLMGHQQFFNRRKANADCFVDEEFKDPQPIFEPCKCSFEDFECDFNFVRSEDGKSCVPTAPLVPPVGRCQKQTDTFMGPSGWRLIPGNTCTREGGENLDKVVERPCKDVVSAPSHDKPMAQKQVFNDARQFSEQYYYLERQASSSGDDETVIMLTSEGEFWVSHDHGKNWEQPLKGVKIAAIVPHPYYSDGAFLLTRDKQAFWTVDRAYTFKSFEAPIPPNQEGLPVLSFHPHYKDWLIWTGAVDCSHGDCHSDAYFSKNRGENWDLLLRYVGKCEFESRENRPGSEKLIFCQQYENENKKNHLQLLSSENLFSDSHVHFNDAIRYATMSEYIIVASRDPDNPDSLIASVSVDGKTFARAEFPSNVDVPVKTAFTVLDSSTHAVFLHVTVSDVKGAEYGSIIKSNSNGTSYVLSLNAASRNEWGYVDFEKMQGLEGVAVVNIISNVDAVQKKGPAAKKLKTMITHNDGGQWMLLPPPAKDADGKNFGCSVKDGKGSDQCSLHLHGYTERRDPRDTFSSGSAIGLMMGIGNVGAYLSGKDEADTFMTRDGGITWKSVKKGRYMWEYGDAGSVIVIVPELRPTKVLYYSLDEGDNWEPYEFSEVEMHIYRLSTVPSDTSKNFLLWGKEMESNRLATINVDFSGLRKKSCILVEDGQESDDYYLWEPKHPFQEDNCLFGHVEQYHRKKPSSQCWNNWREPHVHSIGRNCTCTRADYECNYNYEPQNDGSCALVPGLPKPDALAVCREDPDRVEYWEPTAYRRIPQTTCSGGLILDHVVSKPCPSKEKEYEKKHGISGTGLFFAIMIPLVAAAGVGYYVYARWDGKFGQIRLGENAGTYEGLLSRESPIVTAPIAIIAGIVAVIRALPLLAMSLWRSASGYVRLGRNRAYSRPYASRGSFAARRGDYTSVVDDEDELLGVDDAEIDDDDEL